CAGAAGTCCGTGTCTGGAATCCAGCAGGGGAGTGGAGAGCTGAGGAATGAGATGAGGGGCTGAAGACTAGAAGAGACTACACATGGAGAGAGTTCCAGGAGGGAGAAGTGCGGCGAGACCGAGGCTGGAGAAGGAGTTGCAGCCAAAGAGGGAAAGGCAGCCAAGCTACAGGTGCTGGAGAGAGGGGAGGACTGAGGAAGAAGGGGCTCAGGAAAAGGCTGGAAAGGGGTCCAGGGTGGGCAAGGATGTGGATGCTGGTTGGCTTCCACGATGTGCCTCTCGCACCGGCTCTGTCACTCACTCAATAGCCAACTTCTGTCCCCGGGATAGTGATGGGGGCCAAGGGCCCTGCTGCACACTTGGACAGGATGAGCTTGGCCCatattttgtagaatctgcaaaagccCAGGTTCTCTCAGAATGTCACAGTGGTAGCTTGGAGCCCCTGGACTCCCCCAATTCCTCCTTAGGCATTCACCCTCCTCCAGGGGGCTCCCCATAATTGGCCTGAATGGTGCCCTTCCCATTCCCCTAACGTGCCCCTCCCATAACTCCTCAAAGTTCAGGATACACCAGGCACTGTGAGTTTATAATAAAGTCTGCCTTTATTGATGTGTATCATGTTTACTGTCCCGGCCAAGTGGTGAGTTCAGGAAAATGGCCCACAACCTGTCACAGCCTGTACTTCAAGAGACACTCAGCAAGATGATgacgacgatgatgatgatgatgatgatgatggtgtgtgtgtgtgtgtgtgtgtgtgtgtccgggTATCCACATACTCTGCTCCTCCTCCCTCGTTCACCTCAGATCCACTCAGTCCTCTCTAGGGCATCTCTTCACCTGATTccctctaccaaaaatttttctaactctctcctccctctgtccAAAACCTCCGCATCCTTCAAGGCCTGGCTCAAAGGCCACCTCCATCTCCTCTAAGAAACTTTTCTGACTACTCCACCTTCTCTATGACTCTCTGCCCTTTGTTTTCTAACACCCTCTGTCACTGGTTAACCTTTAACTTGTTATGGCTCTGGCCCCTTCTCCAGCAGCTTGTGCATTTTATCTCTGTCCCCAGGTCTGAGTCGACCCACCTGTCAGCTCTATGGTATGCCCAGCACAGGGCTGGAAACACAGCCTAGATTCAAGAATATACtggtcagtgtgtgtgtgtgtgtgtgtgtgtgtgtgtgtgtgtgtgtgtgtacacaaaaaTCTTGAGCCCAGAGAGTGTGTCTGACCTAGGCTTCTAGACACCTCCCTTCCCCAGTCTGGGACCTGAGCAAGTCCAGAGTCTCGGTGGACAGAGGAGGGGCCTGCCCTTGCCAGTGCACCCCCACGCTAGTCCTTTGGCTAGGACTCAAAGCGGCTTCGGAGCTGCTTGAACTTGGACTTGTTGTACTTAGTGATGAGGTCCAGTTTGCTGTGACCCAGGGTCAGCCGTTTCTCATCCCTGACCAGGTCACTGTTACCACCGTTGAGATGGCCACCCTTGGGAGCCCCAGGCTCGGGTGCCTGCCTGGCACCTTGCAACTGATGATACTTGGTGATGAGGTCCAGCTTGCTGTGGCCCAGGGTTAGCCGTTTCTCATCCCCAGACCCCACTCCAGTCGTGCGAGCAGGGCTTGGTATTGGAAGACCATTGGGCCCAGGCCCCTCACCCCGGAATGGGCCGAACTTTGTGATGAGGTCCAGCTGGCTGTGTCCCAGGGTCTGCCGCCGCTCATCTGGACCCTGTCTGGCAGGTCTGACTGAGGAGCTGGTTTCAAGGGGCACTCTGGAGCCCTGGGCCTTGGGGTACTGCACCAGGAGGTCTGATTGGCCATGGCTATGGTTTAGGGACATCCTCCTGTCCTCCAGGGCCCGATCACCAGGTTGGAGGGAGCCTAACTCAGGGGCACCCCCAGTACCCAGGGCTCGGGACAGAAGACCCAGCTGGCTGTTGGCCTGGCTTGGGGACAGCCTCCTGTCCTCTGGGGCCTGCTCACCAGGCCGAAGGGGGCTTGAGTTGGGGGTAACCCCAGAGTCAGGGTCTCTCACTTCTCGGGCTCTGGGGAAGGGGACAAGGAGATCCAGCTGGCCAGGGCTCTGACTTGGAGAtgccttcttctccttctcctccactGTCTCCAGGGCTGTGCCAGGTACCCATCGACCCCGCAGGGGGCTGGGCTCTTGGCTTCCTGGGAGCCCATTCTCTGGGAACCGGGACATAGCTGGGACACCCCAGTGGAACTGGAGGAGGGGCCGGGAGCGAGGAAGCAGAGGGGACCCCACTGCCAAGGTCAAGGGGCTGGCAGTATTATGGTTGAGGGCAGGGGAGGACTGGGACCACGGGTATGCCCCTAGCTTGCCCAGGTTGGCCCTATAGAGCCCAGGAGGGGAGCCATGGTTAGGGTCTGACAGTTGGCGATGCAGGGAGGGCTGGCCATGGGCCTCATGGCGGGCGGGACCCAGGGACGAGGACCCCATGCCCATGTCACTGCAATCACCACCTCCTGGTAGAGCGAGGCAGGAGGAGAGACCCGTAAGTGGTGACCGCTTGATGCTGCTGAGGCTGGTGCTGGAGGGCAGGGACGATGTGGGGCTTGGGATGCCAGGCCTGAAGGCTAGGGCCACGGGGGGAGGACGCAGTGCCCGGGGAGACAGCGGGTTCTCACCGCTGCAGAAGCCTTCCACAGGCCGCGACTCGGCGTACAGACAGCGGAACTCCCGGTCAAAGTCTTCCACGATGCGGCCCCTGAGCTGCAGCACCATGCTAGTGTGGGCCTGGTTGCAAAGCCAGGTGAAGCTAGGGGCAGAGGGACAGGGGGGTCAGGAGGCAAAGTGCAGGACCCTGGGTGTTGGCAGGAGTCACAGCCAGAGGCGCATACCTGATCCAGCACGCTGGACCCAAACCCCACCACCACGAGGGCTCATAGCAAGGGGCAGagctctgactccagagtctgtgctTGCCCTAGCCCTGCTTAGTGAGCCTGGGCACACGGCTGCCCTCAGGGCCCCaacttccccatctgtaaaatggacttgGGGGAGGTTCCCTGAAGTCACTCCAGTTCCAATGTGCAATAGTCATTTTCTATGCCAAGAGTATTAAAGTCATCATTCCCTTAGAGTGAGCTCCTCCAGGGCCGACCTGCCCCCAACACCCTCCCCTGAGCCTGGcatgatgcctggcacatggcaggtgctCAGTCTGTGTCCGAAGGGATGGACGAGTGGAGGGAAGCTCAGAGCTGCCAGCCAGTGGTGCAGTCCCAGGCCCCCCTCGCCTCCTCGTGCCTGCTCACCTGTAGCTGCCCGCCACCACCTGCTCACAGTCGATGAGGACGAACTTCTCCAGGGCCTGCCCCGTGAAGCGGCGGCCAGCCTTGCTGCAATATGTGTCCCCACACGTGCTCCGCACACGCATGTTCTAGGTGTAAGTAGGTTGGGGGTGACCTTGAGAGAGTAAGGCTCAAGCCATGTCTCTGCCCCATGGGGTCTCCAACCCCAGATAGCTAAGGGAACCTACCCCCAACTCCCACTGCCCCCCCAGTGCTGAGTGGCCACCCACTGGCTCCCCCGCCCTCCCTGACTCCCCATCTGCACCCCTGGTTACTGCCCCTGGTCCTCACTGACCGGCAGGTGCCCCCCATTGAGGTCCATCTTGTAACACATCTCCAGGAAGTGCCTCAGGTGCTCCTGGGCCAGGAGCAGGTACACAGGGACACCACGCCGGCTCGAGGCCTCCATGAGGTCACACAGAAGCTCCATGTCAGTGAATATGTCCATCACCACAGCCACTACCTGGGTAGGGGGAAGCGCATGAAAGCTCAGCACTGCCCAGGGTACTCCCCACATCCAGCCAAGCCTGGGGCAGGAACCCGGGCCCCAGGAAAAGAGCACTGGACTGAAAATCAGGAGGCCAGAGCCTTCAAGAGCAAGTGAATAGGAAGGGCTCTTAGCAGTGACCTAGCCCAGGGCTTCTTAACTTGGGCACAGGGAGATTtgactgtcttcttttttttaagagtcagtgtctgtctcactctgtcacccaggctggagtgcagtggcatgatcatagctctctTCTGCCtagaactcccaggctcaagcaatcctcccaactcagcctcccaagtagctggtattataggcatgtgccactatgcctggctaattattttttttttttttttttgagacagcatctcactctgttgcccaggcttgagtgcagtggtgcaatcttggctcactgcaacctctgccttctgggttcaagtgattctcatgccttagcctctcaagtagctggaatttcaggcacttgccaccatgcccagctaattttctgtacttttagtagagacggggtttcactatgttggccaggctgctcttgaactcctgacctcaggtgatctgcctgcctcagcctcccaaagtgctgtaattacaggcatgagccactgtgcctgtccctggctaatttttttttttttttttttttgagacggagtctcgcactctcacctgtgcagtggcacgatctcggctcctgggttcaagtgattatcctgcctcagccttccaagtagctgggattacagggcctgccaccacgcccagctaattttttgttttttttgttttttttttttttgagacggagtcttgctctgtcgcccgggctggagtgcagtggccggatctcagctcacgccattctcctgcctcagcctccggagtagctgggactacaggcgcccaccacctcgcccagctagttttttgtatttttagtagagacggggtttcatcgtgttagccaggatggtctcgatctcctgacctcgtgatccacccgtctcagcctcccaaagtgctgggattacaggcttgagccaccgcgcccagccaattttttgtatttttagtagagaggggttttcacgatgttggccaggctgatctcaaactcctgaccttgtgatctgcccgccttggccacccaaagtgctggaattacaggcatgagccaccgcgcctggccgctaattcttttttttattccaattttttgtagagatgtggggctcactatgttgcccaagctagtcttgaactcctggcctcaagcggtcctcccacctcagcctcccaaagcactgggattacagtaaAATCCGAGCCCAGATTTGACTGTCTTGAACCCCTAGCTGTTTGAAAGCATTTGTGTGCATCTTTAGGTTCACCGAGTGTTTATCtgtcatcagattctcaaagatgACTGTGGATTGACTGTGCTAGTCCAACACCCCCTCTGCACTGATCCCCAGATGGGACAGCAGTGACAAGCAGAACCCAGGCCCCAATTTCCAGGCAAGCTCCTTGCACTCCCCCCACTAACTCCAGCCCAGCTCTGCCCCAGGGACTGTCTGTCTGAGGCTCCCTTCTCCAGGGTCAGAGCTACAAGCCACTTACTGGGGTCTTCACTGCCCTTTCccagccctgcctcagtttccctgtgaAGCCACAGAGGTCTGGTGTGACCCCTTACACTGCAGACTCCCTTATTTGCACCCATGCCAAATGGATCCAAGTTTTCTGCTCAGttgagggctgggctggggcttgTGCCTCCATCCCATATAAAGGGCTGCCTCAAAGAGGCCCCTGAAATCCTCCTGGcacctcccagcccccagctgGCCTTTCTTCCCATGGCATATATCTGCTATGAGAATCTCTTCTCCCAGGCAGGGCCGAGAGGCAGGCGTTACAGAGCATAGCACTCcagctctggagtcagaaagaACTGGGTTCAAACCTGGACTCTACTACTTCCTGGTGACACAGCTTTGGGTGAGTAGCCTCACCTCTGGAAACCTCAACTTCCTCAGCTgttaaatggagataatgatagcCATGTCTCAGAGCTACAgggaattaaatgtaaaaatgctCAAGACATTACAGAGCTCTATAAACATTGGGCTGCAGGGCAACACAGCATTTCCCAAGGTCACTAGGAGTCATGACAGCCCAGTACATGAGCCTGGCTCCCGGCCCAGGACAGAGGGGTCTAAATGGGGGCTGAGAAAGTGAGGCGCTGGAGGATGCCCTAGTTCACAGCACAGGCCTGGCCAGAGTGGGGGACAAGGACAGGCAGGAAAGATCAAAGAGGCAGGGGTGAGGATGACGCCAGCGGCCGCCTCACTAATAGCCCCATTCCCGATGCCAATCAGGCCTGGCCGTCCCCTGCCTGGGGCACAGGCAGGCTTGCCAGGGAGGCTCTGGAAGTACCGGTGGGATCCCAGTATCCTGGCTTCCCATCTCTGCAGCAGGAACCTAACTCTACCTCAAACCCAGCCAGGGGTCATCTTGTCCGTTCCCCTAGAGTAGGAGGCCAGGGCTTCAGAAGTGAAGCTGTGCTTGTGTGTGGCCAGAGCCTTTCTGGGTGCTGACCACCCCTATCTACCCTCCCAATTCTCTTTCTCCTGAGGTCCTGCTCCCCATCACTGAGCCCAGcagcctcctctcctctttcctccttggTTCCAAAGCCCAGCCCTCGAGGACATGCCAAAGAGGCCCACACGCCGGCCCCCTCCCCTGCTTCAGGCCCAGCTGCAGATGTGGTGCAGGAGGGTGGGGGGCAACTGGGGACCTGAGCCAGCAAGGAAGGCTGGACTGCTCCCCAGGACCTAAGTCAGAGAGCCCCTGTGTCCCCGAGCCCTGAACTCTATGTCACCATATGGAACTCGCTGGGCAAGTCCCAAGCCCCTCTctggcttcagtttcttcttctgtaagtTAAGGAAGTGACTCAGATGCTCTCCAAGGTTGGAGTTCTTAGTGTGGGGATCATAAAACTTTTTGAGACTCTGATAAGGCAGTGGAGCATCTTCCAAGGTAAAGATGCAGCGAGGACTCCTCCCTCCAACCTGCACCACTTGGTGTGCATTTCAGAGGGTTGTGGAGTCCCTGATGCCCATGCCCTCTTCTATGCTCATCCATACTATTCCTGGGGACTAAGCATTGCCAAGGTAAATATGGGATGCCCCCCTTCTAGGAGTTTGCAATCTAATAGTGCCAGAGGTGCTGGTCCTCATTCTGCCCCTAAGTCACTGCGTCGCCTTGGGCTGGtcccttccctctctgggcctcagtttcctcctctgtgagcTGAGCGATGGAGAGATGAGGCCCTTACCGTGCGGGCCTGGCTGAAGAGGAAGCGCAGCAGGTCCTTGATGTTCTTGGCCTTGTCCCTCTGGAAGTGGACCACGGCCTGGGTGGGGCTGAAGCCCGTGGCCTGTGGCACCTCGGGCCAGCCCAGGTCCAGGTCCGGGGGGTCTATGTCAGAGGCCATAGGGAAGTAAGTGCCTGAGGTGACTTCGGAGAGCAGACTGAGGCGGTCTGGCCCCGAGGCCTCCTGCCCCTGGGCCTCGCTGAGCTCAGGGCCCCCACGCACATGGCTGGTCATGTAGTCCACATCCAGGGCGCTCAGGAAGGGCAGCTCCCGCTCCTCGGAGATGACCCGCAGGTAGGCAGCCTCACCCCGCTCCAGGAGGGCGTCGGCCGCCAGCCGGGCCGCCTCACTGTGCCGCAGCACCAGCGGTGAGCTCTCCCGCCACCACGGCCGCTTCAGCTCCTCCACCCGGCCCCGCAGGGGTCCCGCCATGCCCTGGGCTCCCAGGCTCCCAGGCCCCGGGCTTCCGAGCATGCCTGCCCAGCGGCTGCCTCACCCGCCGGCAGGGCCCATGGCCCGCACGCTGGGCTGGCTGCAGCAGGAAGAGGAGACCGGCAAAACCACCTCCTGCCCGCCCGCTCGCTGTGTGTGTGGCGGGCCCCCAAACTGTTGCCACCCTAAATCAGAGCCACGCTCCGCCCTATTGCCCCTGGCCTCTGGAACCTGTCAGGCCAGCCCCACCTGTCTGCCTGTGTTGGGACTCGCCTGCCCAGGGAAGCGGCAGTGCCAGGCTCTCGGTGCACACTCCTGCCTCCCTCTATTCCTCCCCAGCAATGCCGCCCCATCCCTACCAGGCTCCGAGCAAGTCTCCAAATACTGACTTCCTGGGACCCACAGAGGTTGAATTATAGCCAAGAGGGGCCCAGGCGGCTCaggaacacacatgcacacgcacacacactgcAGGTGGGTGAGCGACTCAAGATACCCAGGAAAAGACATGAACACACACGCAGACGAACACACTGACAACTGACCGATACACAGATATGGAGTGTGGGCTGACACAGGCCGACTACACACTTTAATCACATTGACTTCATAAATTCACCCAAACGCCGATTTACAGACTGGCCATGGCCCCCCACAACACATACCATAGTGGATAGCACATGCCTTGGCTCAAGTCTGCAAGGCCCTAAATCAGAGCTGAACAAGCATCATATGGAATATCCAAGGACTTCAATGCCTGTCTGTTCCCCAGCCAGTTCTCTTTTTGCTCTCATAATCGTCCTGCCACTCTCCACCGTCTTAACTGTGGTGCTCACAGCCCCCTGgctctctcccacccccactcAGAGCTGTCATTCAAGAACCtagagcagtggctctcaccCTGACCCCAGGGGTGGTGAGAGGTGATGAAATGCAGATCCCCGGGCCCCACCCTCCTGGAGATTCTCATCCAGAAGGTGTCCATAGGCTTCTGGagcttgtcttttttcttttttctttttctttttgagatagggtcttgttctgtcacccaggctggagtgcagtggtgcaatcacagctcactacagctgtgcctcagtttctctgggctcaagtgatcttcccacctcagcctcctgagtagctgggattacaggtgcatgttaccatgctcagctaatttttgaatttttttaagagatgagatctcactatattgtccaggctgatcttgaactcctggcctcaagcaatcttcctgtctcagcttcccaaagtgctgggattataggtgtaagcccccacacctggccatttttctttttcaattgagacgtgatcttgctctgtcacccaggctagagagagcagtggtgtgatcatagcttactgtaaccttgaattcctgggtctTTTAACAAGTGCCCAGTGCACAGTGGGCAGTGGGCTAAGGCCCACCCCTGAGACATGCTATTCCAGATGGCTGTGCTTGCAACACCCTTAACTCCAGGGATGTTCTTGGCCTGGTGGTAGCCAGACCCcagccttcctcccctcctccagggCTGAGTATGAAAATGGTCGAAAGATTGTTTCAGAGAATGGGTGGACACACTGCAAGGTCAGGAGGCAAACAGGGCAGGCATATTTCTGACCTCTGCCCCAGCAAAGACTGAAGTCCCGGAGCACTGTGTGTCCTTCGGAGGACACTGAGCAGCTTTGCTCTGGGGAACGGGGTGAGCGGGTGGCAGCTGCAGTTGGGGAGCCAGGCTAGGCAGAAGCAGTCACCACCTTTCCACAGAGGCGTGAGGTCCAGCGAGGACGGCGGGAAGTGCAGAAGACCTAAAGCCGTGTCTCGCAGCCGTGTTTGGCACTGAGCGCACTTGGTTTGTCTGGTCTGCGATCATGTCCGGAACACAGGGTCTTCTGTGTCCAAAGAACTTGACACACGTATAGTGGGAGGGAGCTGGGTGGGATTTAGAGGTTCCC
This window of the Rhinopithecus roxellana isolate Shanxi Qingling chromosome 13, ASM756505v1, whole genome shotgun sequence genome carries:
- the FAM83C gene encoding protein FAM83C; the protein is MLGSPGPGSLGAQGMAGPLRGRVEELKRPWWRESSPLVLRHSEAARLAADALLERGEAAYLRVISEERELPFLSALDVDYMTSHVRGGPELSEAQGQEASGPDRLSLLSEVTSGTYFPMASDIDPPDLDLGWPEVPQATGFSPTQAVVHFQRDKAKNIKDLLRFLFSQARTVVAVVMDIFTDMELLCDLMEASSRRGVPVYLLLAQEHLRHFLEMCYKMDLNGGHLPNMRVRSTCGDTYCSKAGRRFTGQALEKFVLIDCEQVVAGSYSFTWLCNQAHTSMVLQLRGRIVEDFDREFRCLYAESRPVEGFCSGENPLSPRALRPPPVALAFRPGIPSPTSSLPSSTSLSSIKRSPLTGLSSCLALPGGGDCSDMGMGSSSLGPARHEAHGQPSLHRQLSDPNHGSPPGLYRANLGKLGAYPWSQSSPALNHNTASPLTLAVGSPLLPRSRPLLQFHWGVPAMSRFPENGLPGSQEPSPLRGRWVPGTALETVEEKEKKASPSQSPGQLDLLVPFPRAREVRDPDSGVTPNSSPLRPGEQAPEDRRLSPSQANSQLGLLSRALGTGGAPELGSLQPGDRALEDRRMSLNHSHGQSDLLVQYPKAQGSRVPLETSSSVRPARQGPDERRQTLGHSQLDLITKFGPFRGEGPGPNGLPIPSPARTTGVGSGDEKRLTLGHSKLDLITKYHQLQGARQAPEPGAPKGGHLNGGNSDLVRDEKRLTLGHSKLDLITKYNKSKFKQLRSRFES